Proteins encoded within one genomic window of Thunnus albacares chromosome 13, fThuAlb1.1, whole genome shotgun sequence:
- the rtn2b gene encoding reticulon-2b isoform X2, translated as MATKLVDLVYWRKVRKTGVVFTGLVIGLASMFQLSAITVISHICLGVMCVTFPLRLYYKLLELLRWNPRGEHPFQSHLDYDSSLTDKETVMLVEETVLLVAFAVTEIKRLLFIDSMIDSIKFVVLLYLLTYVGIIANGLTLLIAAVITVFSFPLLYKKQQLRMRRFVRAVKAFVKKIRNMFFSMYDTVSPSPAPAPAPAPAPKHKVKSK; from the exons ATGGCCACCAAAC TTGTAGATCTGGTGTATTGGCGGAAAGTGAGGAAGACTGGTGTGGTATTTACGGGGCTGGTGATTGGTCTGGCCAGTATGTTCCAGCTCAGTGCCATCACCGTGATCTCCCACATCTGTCTGGGTGTCATGTGTGTCACCTTCCCCCTCCGCCTCTACTATaagctgctggagctgctgcgCTGGAACCCCAGGGGGGAGCACCCCTTCCA GTCCCATCTGGATTACGACAGCTCTCTGACAGATAAGGAGACAGTGATGCTGGTAGAGGAGACGGTGTTACTGGTCGCGTTTGCTGTCACAGAGATCAAACGCCTTCTTTTCATCGACAGCATGATTGACTCTATTAAG tttgttgtgcTTCTGTATCTGTTGACCTACGTCGGTATCATAGCCAACGGACTGACTCTGCTGATAGCTG CCGTGATCActgttttttcctttcctctgttgtacaaaaaacagcag CTGCGGATGAGGAGGTTTGTTAGAGCGGTGAAAGCTTTtgtaaagaaaatcagaaaCAT GTTTTTCAGTATGTATGATACAGTGAGTCCCTCACCTGCCCCCGCCCCTGCACCCGCGCCTGCCCCCAAACACAAAGTGAAGTCAAAGTAA
- the rtn2b gene encoding reticulon-2b isoform X1: MMQLNVVDLVYWRKVRKTGVVFTGLVIGLASMFQLSAITVISHICLGVMCVTFPLRLYYKLLELLRWNPRGEHPFQSHLDYDSSLTDKETVMLVEETVLLVAFAVTEIKRLLFIDSMIDSIKFVVLLYLLTYVGIIANGLTLLIAAVITVFSFPLLYKKQQLRMRRFVRAVKAFVKKIRNMFFSMYDTVSPSPAPAPAPAPAPKHKVKSK; encoded by the exons ATGATGCAGCTTAATG TTGTAGATCTGGTGTATTGGCGGAAAGTGAGGAAGACTGGTGTGGTATTTACGGGGCTGGTGATTGGTCTGGCCAGTATGTTCCAGCTCAGTGCCATCACCGTGATCTCCCACATCTGTCTGGGTGTCATGTGTGTCACCTTCCCCCTCCGCCTCTACTATaagctgctggagctgctgcgCTGGAACCCCAGGGGGGAGCACCCCTTCCA GTCCCATCTGGATTACGACAGCTCTCTGACAGATAAGGAGACAGTGATGCTGGTAGAGGAGACGGTGTTACTGGTCGCGTTTGCTGTCACAGAGATCAAACGCCTTCTTTTCATCGACAGCATGATTGACTCTATTAAG tttgttgtgcTTCTGTATCTGTTGACCTACGTCGGTATCATAGCCAACGGACTGACTCTGCTGATAGCTG CCGTGATCActgttttttcctttcctctgttgtacaaaaaacagcag CTGCGGATGAGGAGGTTTGTTAGAGCGGTGAAAGCTTTtgtaaagaaaatcagaaaCAT GTTTTTCAGTATGTATGATACAGTGAGTCCCTCACCTGCCCCCGCCCCTGCACCCGCGCCTGCCCCCAAACACAAAGTGAAGTCAAAGTAA